The Arachis ipaensis cultivar K30076 chromosome B10, Araip1.1, whole genome shotgun sequence DNA window TGAATATGAATTGTGTTAGTAATTTGTAACAACATTAACTAACATGTTCTTCAAATTTTGGTTCAGGGTCTGCTATATTTGGGCACCTAGCAGATACTTGGCTTGGAAgaaaaagagcagtgatgatttcATGCATCTTAACCTCCATAACATTTTTGGCCACATCCTACTCCCCAAACATCTACGCCTATGCCTTCTTCCGATTCGCAACAGGGTTTGCGAGATCAGGAATCGGCATAAGCTGCCTTGTCCTCGCCACAGAGTCAGTGGGACGCAAGTGGCGAGGCCAAGCCGGCCAATACAGCTTCTTTTTCTTCACAATTGGATTCCTCTCACTCCCTCTTCTGGCATACCCAACCAGAACAAATTGGAGGAACTTGTACAAATTCTTGTCCATTTTGCCCCTGGCATATGCAATCATAATACTCCCTTGGGTCTCTGAATCCCCAAGGTGGTTTCTAATAAGAGGCAGAAGCAAAGATGCATTGAAAGTGTTGAAATATTTCGCCAGAATAAACGGCAAAGACGAATTCCCTCCGAATCTAACCTTAGCAAATCCTTCTGAACTGAAAGATGAAGAATCCGGAACAATTTCGAACAAGAGAGAGAATCTCTGGACCACAAAATGGGCTGCCAAACGAATGGCTCTTGTTATGATTGCTGGGTTTGGGGTTGGATTTGTTTACTACGGAGTTCAACTCAACGTGGAGAATTTGAATTTCAATCTTTATGTCTCGGTGGCTATAAATGCGGTTATGGAAATCCCTGCTGTTTTTGCCGGTTCTTTTCTGTTGGGATTTTCTAACAGAAGGTTGTTATTCTCCGTTTCATCCTACGTGGCAGGCGTTTCTTGCATTCTGTGCCTAATATTCTCAAAGGGGTATTCAAATTCCAAGGCACGTGGCAAATTTGGCGGGAACTGGGGGCAGTTGATTGTTGAGGCAGTTGGGTTTATGGGCTCTTCCTTGGCCTATGATATCTTGTACATTTATTGTGTGGAGTTGTTTCCTACAAATGTGAGGAACTTTGCTGTCTCAATGTTGAGGCAAACTTTGATGCTCGGGGCGTCGGT harbors:
- the LOC107624480 gene encoding organic cation/carnitine transporter 1, which translates into the protein MEQDQSKESDGRRGTTLVESEEGTKLELTVDEVVEGYVGSLGLSQILHVLVVSFAWIFDAQSTLVTIFSDAQPPWRCKNGVYCADGRRSSVCGLVPGSWEWVSGDRSSTVAEWGLICDRKFLAAVPASVNFLGSLLGSAIFGHLADTWLGRKRAVMISCILTSITFLATSYSPNIYAYAFFRFATGFARSGIGISCLVLATESVGRKWRGQAGQYSFFFFTIGFLSLPLLAYPTRTNWRNLYKFLSILPLAYAIIILPWVSESPRWFLIRGRSKDALKVLKYFARINGKDEFPPNLTLANPSELKDEESGTISNKRENLWTTKWAAKRMALVMIAGFGVGFVYYGVQLNVENLNFNLYVSVAINAVMEIPAVFAGSFLLGFSNRRLLFSVSSYVAGVSCILCLIFSKGYSNSKARGKFGGNWGQLIVEAVGFMGSSLAYDILYIYCVELFPTNVRNFAVSMLRQTLMLGASVAPLLVVVGRLSPSLSFIVFGVLSIASGVLSIWIPETRNAPLYETLKQQEEMEALNHVSNGHSRCLEFGK